ATATTTATTCGCAAGATTTTTTATCAGCAGATATCACCTCATTAATGGGTACTAAACCATTTGCGGTGGTAGGTAATTTTCCATACAATATTTCAACGCAGATTGTTTTCAAAGTGCTTGAAAATAAAAATCAGATACCTGAATTGGTAGGGATGTTTCAGAAAGAGGTAGCTGAACGTTTGGTGAAAGGTCCCGGCACAAAAGATTACGGCATTGTATCTGTTTTTGTGCAGGCGTTTTATTCAACTGAATATCTTTTTACGGTAAGTGAAGACAAATTCATTCCACCACCAAAAGTGAAGAGTGGAGTTATCAGACTCAGAAGAAATTCAGTAGAAAAGTTGAATTGCAATGAAGAACTTTTTAAGAAAGTTGTAAAAATGGCATTTAACCAGCGACGTAAAACGCTGCGCAATTCACTAAAATCATTTGAACAAGGCTTTAAACCACT
This genomic stretch from Crocinitomicaceae bacterium harbors:
- the rsmA gene encoding 16S rRNA (adenine(1518)-N(6)/adenine(1519)-N(6))-dimethyltransferase RsmA — encoded protein: MNVRPKKHLGQHFLKDDEVCEKIANAIQPNGAYQHVLEIGPGTGALTKHLLTRTDFETSVIEIDQESVTYLRMHYPQLDKHIYSQDFLSADITSLMGTKPFAVVGNFPYNISTQIVFKVLENKNQIPELVGMFQKEVAERLVKGPGTKDYGIVSVFVQAFYSTEYLFTVSEDKFIPPPKVKSGVIRLRRNSVEKLNCNEELFKKVVKMAFNQRRKTLRNSLKSFEQGFKPLFEAHPDFFSRRPETLSVDEFVWLTQQFQV